One Melospiza melodia melodia isolate bMelMel2 chromosome 1, bMelMel2.pri, whole genome shotgun sequence genomic window carries:
- the RNF182 gene encoding E3 ubiquitin-protein ligase RNF182: protein MTTQLPEESVETQSSDELECKICYNRYNLRQRKPKVLECCHRVCAKCLCKIIDFGDSPQGVIVCPFCRFETCLPDDEVSSLPDDNNILLNLACGGKGKKCLPDNPTELLLTPKRLASLVSPSHTSSNCLVITIMEVQRESPQTLNSTPVVEFYRPTSFDSVATVSHNWTVWNCTSLLFQTSIRVLVWLLGLLYFSSLPLGIYLLVSKKVTLGVVFVSLVPSSLVILMIYGFCQCVCHEVLDCMSS from the coding sequence ATGACCACTCAGCTACCAGAGGAGTCTGTGGAGACCCAGAGCTCAGATGAGCTCGAGTGCAAGATCTGTTACAACCGCTATAACCTGCGGCAGAGAAAGCCAAAAGTGCTGGAGTGCTGTCACAGAGTGTGTGCCAAATGCCTTTGCAAGATCATAGACTTTGGGGATTCCCCACAAGGAGTCATAGTGTGCCCGTTCTGCAGGTTTGAAACGTGCCTGCCGGACGATGAGGTCAGTAGTCTTCCCGATGACAACAACATCCTTCTGAATTTAGCTTGtgggggaaagggaaagaagTGCCTACCAGACAACCCAACAGAACTGCTGTTGACTCCCAAAAGGCTGGCATCTCTGGTTAGCCCTTCTCACACCTCTTCTAATTGCCTGGTTATAACAATCATGGAAGTACAAAGAGAAAGTCCCCAGACTCTGAACTCAACGCCCGTGGTGGAATTTTACAGGCCTACAAGTTTTGACTCTGTTGCAACTGTGTCCCACAACTGGACAGTGTGGAACTGCACATCTTTGCTCTTCCAGACCTCGATTCGGGTGCTAGTGTGGTTGCTAGGGCTGCTGTACTTTAGCTCCTTGCCTTTAGGGATTTATTTACTGGTATCCAAGAAAGTCACCCTTGGGGTTGTCTTTGTGAGCCTTGTTCCTTCGAGCCTTGTTATTCTCATGATTTACGGCTTTTGCCAGTGTGTTTGCCATGAAGTTCTAGACTGCATGTCGTCTTGA